One window from the genome of Haloprofundus halobius encodes:
- a CDS encoding HalOD1 output domain-containing protein, which translates to MAGEDTSTAIIMSIAAIEGRDPLDLDPMFDDIETDSLNMLFNSPSNNLYVEFTTNGWSVQLHGSGEAIFERQVSLSEASESNSKKSTA; encoded by the coding sequence TCATCATGTCAATTGCGGCCATCGAAGGACGCGACCCGCTCGACCTCGACCCGATGTTCGACGATATCGAGACCGATTCGCTGAACATGCTGTTCAACTCCCCGTCGAACAATCTGTACGTCGAATTCACCACGAACGGATGGAGCGTGCAACTACACGGCTCGGGCGAGGCCATTTTCGAGCGTCAGGTCTCGCTGTCTGAGGCGTCCGAGTCGAACTCCAAGAAATCGACCGCGTAA